A single Brevundimonas sp. SL130 DNA region contains:
- a CDS encoding TniB family NTP-binding protein has product MTDIIHVPEADPWLRIAAIQRDRWAPNPVSDGALKRARLAVSSAGRLRPRAVLFWGPPNAGKSALREKIVREIERNLFFPGRAQAQVIVSFEAPPEADEARFYEALLQGAHRYIPPGNNRTLLKAVTLYFEDVRPDVMILDEVGNLNAYTGARGAICLNALRRLCNVHKVALLGFGTATAMTAMQADEQLENRLEIFHLRPLTPPEFTTFVDLMTSAMPLLQPTVWSPTMLERAYEMTGGYVGRTVYLLHDAATEAVLSGIEQITPEILDSDELAESLAALRQARMRAGRRGRRSRGDR; this is encoded by the coding sequence GTGACCGACATCATCCATGTTCCCGAAGCCGATCCGTGGCTGCGGATCGCCGCAATCCAGCGGGATCGCTGGGCGCCCAATCCGGTCAGCGACGGAGCCCTGAAACGCGCCCGTCTGGCCGTTTCGTCGGCCGGTAGGCTGCGCCCGAGGGCTGTGTTGTTCTGGGGTCCACCTAATGCCGGCAAGAGCGCTTTGCGTGAGAAGATCGTTCGTGAGATCGAACGCAACCTGTTCTTTCCCGGTCGCGCCCAGGCTCAGGTCATAGTTTCGTTCGAGGCTCCGCCAGAAGCCGATGAGGCCCGGTTCTACGAAGCCCTTCTTCAGGGTGCCCATCGATACATTCCGCCAGGGAACAACCGAACCCTGCTCAAGGCAGTGACCCTGTACTTCGAGGACGTCAGGCCCGACGTCATGATCCTCGATGAGGTCGGCAATTTGAACGCCTATACCGGGGCCCGTGGCGCCATCTGCCTGAACGCGCTGCGGCGGCTGTGCAACGTCCACAAGGTCGCTCTGCTGGGATTTGGCACCGCGACCGCAATGACCGCCATGCAGGCCGACGAGCAGCTCGAGAACCGTCTCGAAATCTTCCACCTGCGACCGCTGACGCCGCCGGAATTCACCACCTTTGTCGACCTGATGACCAGCGCCATGCCGCTGCTCCAGCCCACCGTCTGGTCGCCGACGATGCTGGAGCGCGCCTACGAGATGACCGGCGGCTATGTCGGGCGCACGGTTTACCTGCTCCATGACGCGGCGACCGAGGCAGTTCTGTCCGGCATCGAACAGATCACGCCGGAGATCCTCGACAGCGACGAGCTCGCAGAGAGCCTGGCCGCGCTGCGCCAGGCGCGAATGCGCGCCGGCAGGCGGGGTCGCCGATCTAGGGGAGACCGTTGA
- a CDS encoding efflux RND transporter permease subunit, which translates to MLERIIALSIRFRWIVMALVLLACAVGVWSFQRLPIDATPDITNVQVQINTEAPGFSPLESEQRITLPVETAIAGVPGLQYTRSVSRYGLSQVTVVFEDGTDIYFARQLVNERLQAARGQLPEGLTPELGPIATGLGEIFMYTIEAEQGARRPDGELYTPEDLRTLQDWVIRPQLRNTPGVTEVNTIGGFERQYHITPWPDRLVAYGVTLAEVVEALNRNNANVGAGYVERYGEQYLVRVPGQAKSLEDLGAIIVANRNGVPVRVADVADLVMGEELRTGAATEDGREVVLGTVFMLVGENSRTVAQAVAARLDEASKALPAGVRAVPVYDRTDLVDRAIHTVEKNLLEGALLVIVVLFLLLGNIRAALITAAVIPVTMLMTITGMVRTETSGNLMSLGALDFGLIVDGAVIIVENCLRRFGETQHRLGRLLTRDERFSLAASASGEVIRPSLFGVLIITLVYVPIFALTGVEGKMFHPMAITVVIALTCALVLSLTFVPAAVAMFVAGKVEEKDSFVMRGARRFYQPALDLALRMRVAFVAVAVALVAISALGASRMGSEFIPNLDEGDIAMHALRIPGTSLSQAVQMQTALERRIAQFPEVERVVAKIGTAEVATDPMPPSVADTFIMLKDRKDWPDPRKPRAELLAELQAAVAQIPGNNYEFTQPIQMRFNELLSGVRADVAIKVFGDDLDALLEVGNAIEGVVGGIEGAEDVSVEQVTGLPVLQITPDRAALSRLGISMDDVQQVVATSIGGVVAGQVFEGDRRFDVVVRLPETLRQDTEAIGRLRIPVPGSGGTAFVPLEEIATVVVEKGPNQISREDGKRRVVVTANVRGRDLGSFIAEVQDKVGAEVEIPAGSWISYGGTFEQLISAAKRLQLVVPVVLLLIFGLLFALFRSVKDSAIVFSGVPLALTGGVAALAMRGLPLSISAAVGFIALSGVAVLNGVVMVSFIRSLIAEGKPLSEAIREGALTRLRPVLMTALVASLGFVPMALNVGAGAEVQRPLATVVIGGIISSTILTLLVLPALYSLVHGRPPRPEGAPRRWLSRLPFTRSNA; encoded by the coding sequence ATGCTCGAACGCATCATCGCGCTGTCGATCCGCTTCCGCTGGATCGTCATGGCGCTCGTCCTCCTGGCCTGCGCGGTCGGCGTCTGGAGTTTCCAGCGCCTGCCGATCGACGCCACGCCGGACATCACCAACGTCCAGGTCCAGATCAACACCGAGGCCCCCGGCTTCTCACCGCTGGAATCCGAACAGCGGATCACCCTCCCGGTCGAGACCGCCATCGCCGGCGTGCCGGGCCTGCAGTACACACGCTCGGTCTCGCGCTACGGACTGAGCCAGGTGACCGTCGTCTTCGAGGACGGCACCGACATCTATTTCGCGCGTCAGCTGGTCAATGAACGGCTGCAGGCGGCGCGCGGCCAGCTGCCGGAAGGGCTGACGCCCGAACTCGGTCCCATCGCTACGGGTCTGGGCGAGATCTTCATGTACACGATCGAGGCCGAACAGGGCGCGCGCCGCCCTGACGGCGAACTGTACACGCCCGAGGATCTGCGAACCCTGCAGGACTGGGTCATCCGGCCCCAGCTGCGCAACACGCCCGGCGTCACCGAGGTCAACACCATCGGCGGCTTCGAGCGGCAATATCACATCACGCCGTGGCCCGACCGTCTGGTCGCCTATGGCGTCACACTGGCCGAGGTCGTCGAGGCGCTGAACCGCAACAACGCCAATGTCGGCGCGGGCTATGTCGAACGCTACGGCGAACAGTATCTGGTCCGGGTTCCCGGCCAGGCCAAAAGCCTCGAAGATCTCGGGGCCATCATCGTCGCCAACCGCAACGGCGTACCCGTGCGGGTGGCCGATGTGGCCGATCTGGTGATGGGCGAGGAACTGCGGACCGGCGCGGCCACGGAGGACGGCCGCGAGGTCGTGCTCGGGACGGTGTTCATGCTGGTCGGCGAGAACAGCCGCACCGTGGCCCAGGCCGTGGCCGCCCGTCTGGACGAAGCCTCAAAAGCCTTGCCCGCGGGCGTCCGGGCCGTGCCGGTCTACGACCGGACCGATCTGGTCGACCGGGCGATCCACACGGTCGAGAAGAACCTGCTCGAAGGCGCGCTTCTGGTCATCGTCGTGCTGTTCCTTCTGCTCGGGAACATCCGCGCCGCCCTGATCACGGCGGCGGTCATCCCCGTCACCATGCTGATGACCATCACCGGCATGGTGCGGACGGAAACCTCAGGCAATCTGATGAGCCTGGGCGCGCTCGACTTCGGCCTCATCGTCGACGGCGCGGTCATCATCGTCGAGAACTGCCTGCGCCGCTTCGGGGAGACCCAGCATCGCCTGGGCCGTCTGCTGACGCGCGACGAGCGGTTCAGCCTGGCGGCCTCGGCCTCGGGCGAGGTCATTCGACCGTCGCTGTTCGGGGTGCTGATCATCACCTTGGTCTATGTGCCGATCTTCGCCCTGACCGGGGTCGAGGGGAAGATGTTCCATCCGATGGCGATCACCGTCGTCATCGCCCTGACCTGCGCCCTGGTCCTGTCGCTGACCTTCGTGCCCGCCGCCGTGGCCATGTTCGTCGCCGGCAAGGTCGAGGAGAAGGACAGTTTCGTCATGCGCGGCGCCCGGCGCTTCTACCAGCCGGCGTTGGACCTGGCCCTGCGGATGCGGGTGGCCTTCGTGGCGGTCGCCGTCGCCCTGGTGGCGATCTCGGCCCTGGGCGCCAGCCGTATGGGGTCGGAGTTCATCCCGAACCTCGACGAGGGCGACATCGCCATGCACGCCCTTCGCATCCCCGGCACCTCCCTCAGCCAGGCCGTGCAGATGCAGACGGCGTTGGAGCGGCGCATCGCCCAGTTCCCCGAGGTCGAACGGGTCGTGGCCAAGATCGGAACCGCCGAGGTGGCCACCGATCCCATGCCGCCCTCGGTCGCCGACACCTTCATCATGCTGAAGGACCGCAAGGACTGGCCCGATCCGCGCAAGCCCAGGGCCGAGCTTCTGGCCGAACTCCAGGCGGCCGTGGCCCAGATCCCGGGCAATAACTACGAGTTCACCCAGCCGATCCAGATGCGTTTCAACGAGCTTCTCTCGGGGGTTCGAGCCGACGTCGCCATCAAGGTGTTCGGCGACGATCTCGACGCCCTGCTCGAGGTCGGCAACGCCATCGAAGGCGTGGTCGGCGGCATCGAGGGCGCCGAGGATGTCTCGGTCGAACAGGTCACCGGTCTGCCGGTGCTGCAGATCACGCCCGACCGCGCCGCCCTGTCGCGGCTCGGGATCAGCATGGACGACGTCCAGCAGGTCGTTGCGACCTCGATCGGCGGCGTCGTCGCCGGTCAGGTGTTCGAGGGCGACCGGCGCTTCGACGTGGTAGTGCGCCTGCCCGAGACGCTGCGCCAGGACACGGAAGCCATCGGCCGACTGCGCATCCCCGTGCCAGGCTCGGGCGGCACGGCCTTCGTGCCGCTCGAGGAGATCGCCACCGTCGTCGTCGAGAAGGGGCCGAACCAGATCAGCCGCGAGGACGGCAAACGTCGCGTGGTGGTCACCGCAAACGTGCGGGGACGCGATTTGGGCTCCTTCATCGCCGAGGTTCAGGACAAGGTCGGGGCGGAGGTCGAGATCCCGGCCGGGTCCTGGATCAGCTACGGCGGCACCTTCGAACAGCTGATCTCCGCGGCCAAGCGCCTCCAACTGGTGGTGCCCGTGGTGCTGCTGCTGATCTTTGGGCTACTGTTCGCCCTGTTCCGGTCGGTCAAGGATAGCGCCATCGTCTTCTCCGGCGTGCCCCTGGCCCTGACCGGCGGGGTCGCGGCCCTGGCGATGCGTGGCCTGCCATTGTCCATCTCGGCGGCGGTCGGCTTCATCGCCCTGTCCGGCGTCGCCGTGCTCAACGGGGTCGTCATGGTCAGCTTCATCCGCAGCCTGATCGCCGAAGGCAAACCTCTCAGCGAAGCGATCCGTGAGGGGGCCCTGACCCGGCTGCGGCCGGTGTTGATGACCGCCCTGGTCGCCAGCCTCGGCTTCGTTCCCATGGCGCTCAACGTGGGGGCCGGCGCCGAGGTCCAGCGCCCGCTGGCCACGGTCGTCATCGGCGGGATTATCTCCTCGACGATCCTGACCCTGCTGGTGCTGCCTGCCCTCTACAGCCTCGTCCATGGGCGTCCGCCCCGTCCTGAGGGCGCGCCGCGCCGCTGGCTTTCCCGTCTTCCCTTCACCCGGAGTAACGCATGA
- a CDS encoding Mu transposase C-terminal domain-containing protein — MAGRVGRDDASDAQWDRAVAISQVLGPLVGTKTRRADIDRAAAELGISTSSAYAHLKSLKADLRPTSLLGGRPGRPQGSASLDLRIEEIVAEVLKRSYCSDQKPSETAVLRDIRGKCMAEGLLPPGRKLVHSRIVALDLYQRLRSREGENVAERAAPRPGGMVATRPNQIWLIDHTLADVILLDRRYRQPLGRPTLTLIIDAYTRMCVGCYASLGAPSIVQTAMALLRAFMPKEALLEAAGVAWDWPSHGFPEIVHSDNGSDFRSLAIRRGLNTYDVKSHYRPVRKPRFGALIERFIGTIMGELHLVPGTTFSNVQQRGEYDSDRKAVMTLDAFEHWVLLQIARYHRSPHAGLDGFTPLSRWTEATEAGFRPRAVQPGLAEDLLLAFLPSATRKVSRTGIQFKKLRYWAVWFGPLIRKGQGSIQLRYDPRDMSWIWVLAPTGWERVHLYHRQAPFTLREHELAIAEMRTRANASWTEEDLHALRRESTEVIQAESRATRRSRRQNEHAERSIEASQGVFALPAPENAPSSEFAITTLAPKAVVEEW; from the coding sequence GTGGCCGGCAGGGTAGGGCGTGACGACGCGTCGGACGCGCAATGGGATAGGGCGGTCGCCATCAGCCAAGTTCTTGGTCCGCTCGTTGGCACAAAGACGCGGCGCGCGGATATTGACCGCGCTGCGGCGGAACTGGGAATCTCGACGTCGTCTGCCTACGCCCACCTCAAATCACTGAAGGCCGATCTGCGTCCGACGTCGCTATTGGGCGGCCGGCCCGGCCGGCCGCAGGGCAGCGCCTCGCTCGATCTTCGGATCGAAGAGATCGTCGCCGAGGTTCTGAAGCGTTCTTACTGTTCCGACCAAAAGCCAAGCGAGACCGCGGTTCTCAGGGATATCCGCGGGAAGTGCATGGCCGAAGGTCTCCTGCCTCCCGGACGCAAACTCGTCCACAGCCGGATAGTGGCGCTGGACCTCTATCAGCGTCTGCGCTCGCGGGAAGGCGAAAACGTTGCCGAAAGGGCCGCGCCTCGTCCGGGCGGGATGGTCGCGACCCGTCCGAACCAGATCTGGCTGATCGACCACACGCTGGCCGACGTGATCCTGCTTGACCGACGTTATCGCCAGCCGCTGGGGCGACCGACGCTGACGCTGATCATCGACGCCTACACCCGGATGTGCGTCGGCTGCTATGCGAGCTTGGGTGCGCCGTCGATCGTTCAGACCGCCATGGCCTTGCTGCGCGCCTTTATGCCCAAGGAAGCGCTGCTTGAGGCGGCCGGGGTCGCTTGGGACTGGCCGAGCCACGGTTTCCCCGAGATCGTGCATTCCGACAACGGCTCCGACTTCCGGTCGCTGGCGATCCGACGGGGTTTGAACACCTATGACGTCAAGTCGCACTATCGGCCAGTGCGCAAACCAAGGTTCGGCGCCCTGATCGAGCGCTTCATCGGCACCATCATGGGCGAACTTCACCTCGTGCCGGGCACGACGTTCTCCAACGTGCAGCAGCGCGGCGAATACGACAGCGACCGCAAAGCGGTCATGACGCTCGACGCCTTCGAGCATTGGGTGCTGCTCCAGATCGCTCGCTACCACAGGTCGCCGCATGCCGGTCTGGACGGCTTCACGCCGCTGTCACGCTGGACCGAGGCGACCGAGGCCGGCTTCAGACCCCGGGCGGTGCAGCCGGGTTTGGCAGAGGACCTCCTGCTGGCCTTCCTGCCGAGCGCGACGCGCAAGGTGAGCCGAACGGGAATCCAGTTCAAAAAGCTTCGCTATTGGGCGGTCTGGTTCGGACCGCTGATCCGCAAGGGGCAGGGGTCGATCCAACTGCGCTACGACCCCCGCGATATGTCCTGGATCTGGGTCTTGGCGCCGACGGGCTGGGAACGAGTCCATCTCTATCACCGCCAGGCGCCCTTCACCCTTCGCGAACACGAACTGGCAATCGCCGAAATGCGCACCCGCGCCAACGCCAGCTGGACAGAGGAGGACCTGCACGCCTTGCGACGGGAATCGACTGAGGTGATCCAGGCCGAATCCCGGGCCACCCGGCGATCGCGCCGACAGAACGAACATGCCGAACGCTCGATCGAGGCGAGTCAGGGCGTATTCGCGCTTCCCGCGCCGGAGAACGCGCCGAGCTCCGAGTTCGCAATCACGACCCTCGCGCCCAAGGCTGTTGTGGAGGAATGGTGA
- a CDS encoding DNA adenine methylase gives MQYLSPLRYPGGKARLARYMGQLIEDNGLTGGHYVEPYAGGAGVALALLYLEYSSHIHLNDLNRSVHAFWSACLDHPEEMCRKVADTPLDMDEWRRQREVQRAESPSVLDLGFSTLYMNRTNRSGVIKGGVIGGKEQAGQWKIDARFNRKDIGSRIEKFASYKSRVTLHGQDALALIKKLGTSTPANTLFYLDPPYYRKAEKLYDNHYKPADHAELAEAIAQLDRPWVVSYDDQPEIRTLYLAFRQEVFGINYSAGPVARGSEVMIYGPKINASASTVSTWRGIAA, from the coding sequence ATGCAGTACCTGTCCCCCCTTCGCTACCCCGGTGGGAAAGCGCGGCTTGCGCGCTACATGGGACAGTTGATCGAAGACAATGGGCTGACCGGAGGCCACTATGTAGAGCCATATGCCGGAGGGGCCGGCGTTGCGCTGGCACTGCTTTATTTGGAGTACTCAAGCCACATCCACCTCAACGACCTCAATCGATCCGTGCATGCATTTTGGAGCGCCTGCCTGGATCATCCAGAAGAGATGTGTCGCAAGGTGGCTGACACGCCACTCGACATGGACGAGTGGCGGAGGCAGCGAGAAGTTCAGCGCGCAGAGTCTCCTAGTGTTCTCGATCTCGGATTTTCGACACTCTACATGAACCGGACCAACCGGTCAGGCGTGATTAAGGGGGGAGTGATTGGCGGCAAGGAACAAGCAGGGCAGTGGAAGATCGACGCCCGCTTCAATCGTAAGGATATTGGAAGCCGGATCGAAAAGTTCGCTAGCTACAAGTCGCGGGTGACGTTGCATGGTCAGGACGCTCTAGCGCTCATTAAGAAACTCGGCACCTCGACACCCGCTAATACTTTATTCTATCTTGACCCACCATATTATCGTAAAGCTGAGAAGCTTTACGATAATCATTACAAGCCTGCTGATCACGCGGAATTGGCGGAAGCAATAGCGCAGCTAGATCGACCATGGGTCGTGTCTTACGACGATCAACCCGAAATCCGAACGCTATACTTGGCGTTCCGCCAAGAGGTTTTTGGTATCAACTATTCGGCTGGCCCCGTGGCCAGGGGCTCGGAAGTCATGATCTACGGCCCGAAAATCAACGCATCAGCCAGCACAGTCTCGACATGGCGCGGCATCGCCGCTTGA
- a CDS encoding efflux RND transporter periplasmic adaptor subunit, which translates to MTLLPFSRRLIAASLMALAVGVSACGQGAPAEKAEGEAAAADYERGPHRGRMLRDGDFALEITLYEEGPEPLFRLYPYVKDKPVDPRQVQATITLNRLGPKTHQFVFAAENDYLTSPAPVFEPHSFDVVVAAAQAGERHRWTYASYEGRTTISADAARAGGVSVERVGPAVLGETLPLTGRVEITPEGQAEVHARYPGRVMSLNVQLGTRVSRGQVIARVESSESLQTYAITAPISGMIVAKNVNVGSITGGGEPMLMIGDPTRLHAEFLLYPRDAERVRAGQPVTVQSLAGDYAFNGRIEAVLPSTDLTSQVLIAHVDLPYQGGVWRPGLGVSGTVQVGAGQVPLAVRTKALQPFRDFTVVYARFGTTYEVRMLELGRRTPEWTEVLGGIDPGVEYVVDGAFLIRADVEKSGASHDH; encoded by the coding sequence ATGACCCTTCTCCCCTTTTCGCGGCGTCTGATCGCCGCGTCCCTGATGGCGCTCGCCGTCGGCGTCTCGGCTTGCGGCCAGGGCGCGCCCGCCGAAAAGGCGGAAGGCGAAGCCGCCGCAGCGGACTACGAACGCGGCCCGCACAGGGGCCGCATGCTCCGTGACGGCGACTTCGCGCTGGAGATCACGCTCTATGAGGAAGGGCCCGAACCTCTGTTCCGGCTGTATCCCTACGTCAAAGACAAGCCGGTCGATCCGCGCCAGGTCCAGGCGACCATCACCCTCAACCGCCTCGGGCCCAAGACCCACCAGTTCGTCTTCGCCGCCGAGAACGACTATCTGACCTCGCCCGCACCGGTCTTCGAACCCCACTCGTTCGACGTGGTGGTGGCGGCGGCGCAAGCCGGCGAACGCCACCGGTGGACCTACGCCTCTTATGAGGGCCGCACGACCATATCGGCTGACGCCGCCCGCGCCGGCGGCGTCAGCGTCGAGCGTGTCGGCCCCGCGGTGCTCGGCGAGACCCTGCCCCTGACCGGCCGGGTCGAGATCACGCCCGAGGGCCAAGCCGAGGTTCACGCTCGCTATCCCGGACGTGTCATGAGCCTGAATGTCCAACTGGGCACGCGGGTCTCGCGCGGCCAGGTCATCGCTCGGGTCGAGTCCAGCGAAAGCCTGCAGACCTATGCGATCACAGCCCCCATCTCGGGCATGATCGTGGCCAAGAACGTCAACGTCGGCTCCATCACCGGAGGCGGCGAACCGATGCTGATGATCGGCGATCCGACCCGGCTGCACGCTGAGTTCCTGCTCTATCCGCGCGACGCCGAACGGGTTCGTGCGGGCCAGCCGGTCACGGTCCAGAGTCTGGCGGGCGACTACGCGTTCAACGGCCGGATCGAGGCGGTTCTGCCTTCGACCGACCTGACCAGTCAGGTGCTGATCGCCCACGTCGACCTTCCTTATCAGGGCGGGGTGTGGCGGCCGGGTCTCGGCGTGTCCGGCACGGTTCAGGTCGGCGCGGGCCAGGTCCCGCTGGCGGTCCGCACCAAGGCTCTTCAGCCCTTCCGCGACTTCACCGTGGTCTATGCCCGCTTCGGCACGACCTATGAGGTGCGGATGCTGGAGCTGGGCCGCCGCACGCCGGAGTGGACGGAAGTCCTCGGCGGCATCGATCCCGGCGTCGAATACGTCGTGGACGGCGCCTTCCTCATCCGCGCGGACGTCGAGAAGTCCGGCGCGAGCCACGATCACTAG
- a CDS encoding TniQ family protein yields the protein MTLKPYPDEAPGSVLMRWAARGRVARALGQIALQDDLQTQHAALMALRQAGASDEVLELTDALALDRRWPLLAADDLDRPAEGSDRLGKACEFCLAEDSAEGRDHYLRQDWRLAWRMSCRRHGSPLVDVETFDLVPVVIDGQRERRVRLLRNFEKTVDRFLRRARGGGFNRQIIPAAALCLEADIDAALDGRRLPALWCLGSDWPQARRSLIGLADLLLSPSRTGHGRLIHYVADEGPMPQSHTQFFTTGGFPVLGSLWQRRILESCARLLIDPDRYEHLDQGRRYTPHADLLGGGGTVRAHGALGRMASADTLSTILAYARVEQIERLEANLPGMAKPLANRIRNAAAVALYIP from the coding sequence TTGACGCTCAAGCCCTATCCGGACGAAGCCCCCGGATCAGTCCTGATGCGCTGGGCCGCACGGGGCCGCGTAGCGCGCGCGCTGGGTCAGATCGCGCTTCAGGACGACCTTCAGACCCAGCATGCGGCGCTAATGGCCTTGCGGCAGGCGGGTGCCAGCGATGAGGTTCTGGAGCTAACCGACGCCCTGGCGCTGGACCGGCGCTGGCCCTTGCTCGCGGCCGACGATCTCGACCGCCCTGCGGAGGGGTCCGACCGGTTGGGAAAGGCGTGCGAGTTCTGTCTCGCGGAGGACTCAGCTGAAGGGCGGGATCACTATCTGAGGCAGGATTGGAGGCTGGCTTGGCGGATGAGCTGCCGACGGCACGGTTCGCCGCTAGTCGATGTCGAGACCTTCGACCTCGTCCCGGTCGTGATCGATGGCCAGCGCGAACGCCGGGTGCGGTTGTTGCGAAATTTCGAGAAAACCGTGGATCGCTTCCTGAGGCGGGCGCGGGGAGGGGGCTTCAACCGTCAAATTATCCCGGCTGCCGCGCTTTGCTTGGAGGCCGACATTGACGCCGCCCTCGATGGGCGTCGGCTTCCCGCACTCTGGTGCTTGGGGTCGGACTGGCCGCAGGCGAGGCGGTCCCTGATAGGTCTCGCCGATCTGCTACTGAGCCCCTCTCGTACCGGGCACGGACGTCTGATCCACTATGTCGCTGATGAAGGTCCGATGCCGCAGAGCCACACGCAGTTTTTCACAACAGGGGGTTTCCCTGTTTTGGGCAGCCTTTGGCAACGCCGCATCCTCGAAAGCTGTGCTCGGCTTCTGATTGATCCGGACCGATATGAACATCTGGATCAGGGACGGCGGTACACGCCCCATGCTGATCTGCTTGGGGGGGGCGGCACGGTGAGGGCTCACGGCGCTCTTGGCCGGATGGCTTCCGCCGACACGCTGAGCACCATCCTGGCGTACGCGCGGGTAGAGCAGATCGAGCGCCTCGAAGCCAACCTACCTGGAATGGCCAAGCCTCTGGCAAACCGAATACGCAACGCCGCGGCCGTCGCGCTTTATATCCCATAG
- a CDS encoding TolC family protein, with amino-acid sequence MRHPLSGCAGSWARCGAVSALALALAAAVPPTTAVAQTTTPPSPATAPARLLPLDEALRRAAAADPARAGLEARARAAEAGVRQADIRPNPTLGLMVENLPTLGGGDILGRTETTISYEQRIERGGDRPARMDLARSEGALVAANARVRQLDRLEAVQRAWTEVLTAEARLEIARERLELAERFQIQVQRRVDAARDPLFAGARAEAELAQAQIDFDQAEITIRVVRVTLAKFWDGPADFGVGAAAFEDTNASRIAAGAVAQIDLDVFAAQRGVADAQVRIEEARAIPDPTVSVGVRHIWDNDVSLVFGGSIPLQRYDRNLGAIERARAEGTAAQADREAFRIEREREIARLQVQLLSRASEARRISEEILPQAERAVSLVRDGFARGGFTYNDVMSAHSALIETRARRVAVLQQFHIDRARLDRLTGAHAGLLGLEIQP; translated from the coding sequence TTGAGACATCCCCTGTCCGGCTGCGCCGGATCGTGGGCGCGATGTGGAGCCGTTTCGGCCCTCGCGCTCGCGCTGGCGGCCGCCGTGCCGCCAACGACGGCGGTCGCCCAGACGACGACGCCCCCATCACCGGCGACCGCGCCCGCGCGTCTGCTCCCTCTGGACGAGGCGTTGCGCCGCGCCGCCGCCGCCGACCCGGCCCGCGCCGGCCTGGAAGCGCGCGCCCGCGCCGCCGAGGCCGGGGTCCGCCAGGCGGATATCCGGCCGAACCCCACCCTCGGCCTGATGGTGGAGAACCTGCCGACCCTCGGTGGCGGCGACATCCTCGGACGCACCGAGACGACCATCAGCTACGAACAGCGGATCGAGCGCGGTGGCGACCGACCGGCGAGGATGGATCTGGCCCGAAGCGAAGGGGCGCTCGTCGCCGCCAACGCCCGTGTGCGCCAGCTTGATCGACTTGAGGCTGTGCAACGCGCCTGGACGGAGGTCCTGACCGCCGAAGCCCGTCTGGAGATCGCCCGCGAGCGACTGGAGCTCGCGGAGCGGTTCCAGATCCAGGTGCAGCGTCGTGTGGACGCCGCCCGCGACCCGCTGTTCGCGGGCGCGCGGGCCGAGGCCGAACTGGCCCAGGCGCAGATCGACTTCGATCAAGCAGAGATCACGATCCGTGTTGTCCGCGTCACTCTCGCCAAGTTCTGGGACGGCCCGGCGGACTTCGGGGTCGGCGCAGCCGCCTTCGAAGACACCAACGCATCTCGCATCGCCGCCGGCGCGGTCGCCCAGATCGATCTGGACGTCTTCGCGGCCCAACGCGGCGTCGCCGACGCCCAGGTCCGCATCGAGGAAGCCCGCGCGATACCCGACCCGACGGTCAGCGTCGGCGTGAGGCACATCTGGGACAACGACGTCTCGCTAGTGTTCGGCGGCTCCATTCCGCTACAGCGCTACGATCGCAATCTCGGCGCCATTGAACGGGCCCGGGCGGAAGGCACGGCCGCACAGGCCGATCGCGAAGCCTTCCGCATAGAACGGGAACGTGAGATCGCGCGCCTGCAGGTCCAGCTTCTGTCGAGAGCCAGCGAGGCGCGCCGCATCAGCGAAGAGATCCTGCCGCAGGCCGAGCGGGCGGTGTCGCTCGTCCGCGACGGCTTCGCGCGCGGGGGCTTCACCTACAATGACGTCATGAGCGCCCACTCGGCCCTGATCGAAACCCGAGCGCGCCGCGTCGCGGTGCTCCAACAATTCCATATCGACCGCGCCCGCCTCGACCGGCTGACCGGCGCGCATGCCGGCCTGCTCGGCCTGGAGATCCAACCATGA